Proteins encoded together in one uncultured Desulfosarcina sp. window:
- a CDS encoding acyl-CoA dehydratase activase has protein sequence MNPTSHPTNTTPFFAGADVGASRTKVVVIDGESRILGHCVAKSGTDFTATADGCLKEALAMAGVEKERIRRTISTGYGRKNVSYAQDHRTEISCHGKGCFHYFPFAITIIDIGGQDNKVIKLDDSGKRTSFKMNRKCAAGTGAFLEEMSPRLDIPLEEMNGLAEASTDMVKLGSFCTVFSATEVLENIRRGKRVEDIVKGLFFSVISRIREMDAFTEKVVMTGGVVAHNPFLVEMTQELINRPVLVPELPQFTGALGAALYAKETYEN, from the coding sequence ATGAACCCAACAAGCCACCCAACCAACACCACTCCCTTTTTTGCCGGTGCCGACGTGGGCGCCTCCCGAACCAAGGTGGTGGTCATCGATGGCGAAAGCCGCATCCTTGGCCATTGCGTGGCCAAATCGGGAACCGATTTCACCGCCACGGCCGACGGCTGCCTTAAAGAGGCCCTGGCGATGGCCGGAGTAGAAAAGGAACGCATTCGACGCACCATTTCCACCGGGTACGGTCGAAAAAACGTATCCTATGCCCAGGACCACCGCACCGAAATCAGCTGCCACGGCAAGGGCTGTTTTCATTATTTTCCCTTTGCCATCACCATCATCGACATCGGCGGCCAGGACAACAAGGTCATCAAACTGGACGACAGCGGCAAGCGCACCTCTTTCAAGATGAACCGCAAGTGCGCTGCCGGGACCGGGGCGTTTTTAGAGGAGATGTCTCCCCGCCTGGACATTCCCCTGGAAGAAATGAACGGCCTGGCCGAAGCCTCCACCGATATGGTCAAACTGGGCAGCTTCTGTACGGTCTTTTCGGCAACGGAGGTCCTCGAGAACATTCGCCGCGGCAAGCGTGTCGAAGACATCGTCAAGGGATTGTTCTTCTCTGTCATTTCCAGAATCAGGGAGATGGACGCCTTTACCGAAAAAGTGGTCATGACCGGCGGCGTCGTGGCCCACAACCCTTTTCTGGTGGAAATGACCCAGGAACTGATCAACCGCCCCGTTCTTGTGCCGGAGCTGCCCCAGTTCACCGGAGCCCTGGGAGCGGCGCTGTATGCAAAAGAGACCTATGAGAATTGA
- a CDS encoding 2-dehydropantoate 2-reductase, giving the protein MTDKPSFAPKTFAVIGAGPVGCIVSAFLEKGGHRVILCDVIPELLDPARKRGIIIEGAENLTQKVSHTCTSVDDLPEYKPDVIFVTAKANALPLIASAIEGFYKKGLYVVSWQNGIDTELVLANSLGKEGVMRAVVNYGCGLLGPAHVTIPFHHPPHYLQELDPEAKFAADAIADALTKSGLTTRHTENIVAMVWRKGVLNACMNPVCAVTGLTMSQAMNDPIIFNIVDALVKECVKVARANEILLGWEYYPNAIEYMRTAGNHKPSMLMDIENGRRTEIDYINGKFVEYGRRAGIETPYNITLQSLVKGLESRL; this is encoded by the coding sequence ATGACTGACAAACCATCCTTCGCCCCCAAAACCTTTGCCGTCATCGGTGCGGGTCCCGTCGGCTGTATCGTGTCGGCATTCCTGGAAAAAGGCGGCCATCGGGTGATTTTGTGCGACGTGATCCCCGAACTGCTCGACCCGGCCCGCAAACGGGGCATCATTATCGAAGGGGCCGAGAACCTGACCCAGAAGGTCAGCCATACCTGCACCAGTGTCGACGACCTGCCCGAATACAAACCCGATGTGATTTTCGTTACGGCCAAAGCCAACGCCCTGCCCCTGATCGCTTCGGCCATCGAAGGATTTTACAAAAAAGGCCTCTACGTGGTCAGCTGGCAGAACGGCATCGACACGGAACTGGTCCTGGCCAACAGCCTGGGAAAGGAGGGGGTCATGCGGGCGGTGGTCAACTACGGCTGCGGCCTTCTGGGCCCAGCCCATGTGACCATACCTTTTCATCATCCGCCCCACTATCTCCAGGAACTGGATCCGGAGGCCAAATTTGCCGCCGATGCCATTGCCGACGCCCTGACCAAAAGCGGTCTCACCACCCGGCATACGGAAAATATCGTGGCCATGGTGTGGCGCAAAGGGGTGCTCAACGCCTGTATGAACCCGGTCTGCGCCGTCACCGGATTGACCATGTCCCAGGCCATGAACGACCCAATCATCTTCAACATCGTCGACGCCCTGGTCAAAGAGTGCGTCAAGGTGGCCCGGGCAAACGAAATCCTGCTGGGATGGGAGTACTACCCCAATGCCATCGAATACATGCGCACCGCCGGCAACCACAAGCCTTCCATGCTCATGGACATCGAAAACGGCCGCCGCACGGAGATCGACTACATCAACGGCAAATTCGTCGAATACGGCCGCCGGGCCGGCATCGAAACGCCTTACAACATCACCCTGCAGAGTTTGGTTAAGGGGTTGGAGTCCCGGCTGTGA
- a CDS encoding phenylacetate--CoA ligase: MPWNDKYECMPVKQIQQFQMEKLQETVQWVTKRVPFYKQKFKEAGIKAADIKGIEDVAKLPFTEKNDLRDNYPFGLCAVPLKEVVRIHASSGTTGKPITGPYTADDLAQWTECMVRNFYAAGVRPEHVVQNAYGHGLFTGGLGFHQGATALGCTVVPTSAGLTERQITLMQDFGAQVLCCTPSYALTIAERAEELRVDIKSLPLSIGIFGAEPWTVGMREEIEARMGIKAMEAYGLTELGGPGVGFDCEAQSGIHINEDHYLAEVVDPVTLEPVPLGEKGELIFTSLQRRAMPMIRYRTKDITRLYREKCVCGRTFIKMDKIFGRTDDMLIISGVNVFPSQIESLLLDIEEVTPQYRLVVRKKGYLDQLVVQVEGKPEVYEAGDRKKFEVEAKIMAHIRGHMGISIEANLVDPKFIARSEGKALRVVDERPKQFR; encoded by the coding sequence ATGCCCTGGAATGACAAGTATGAGTGCATGCCTGTAAAGCAGATCCAGCAGTTTCAAATGGAAAAGCTTCAGGAGACCGTTCAATGGGTGACCAAGCGCGTCCCGTTTTACAAGCAGAAGTTCAAGGAGGCGGGCATCAAGGCCGCCGACATCAAGGGCATCGAAGATGTAGCCAAGCTTCCCTTCACCGAGAAAAACGATCTGCGGGACAACTACCCCTTCGGCCTGTGCGCCGTGCCCTTGAAGGAGGTCGTGCGCATACACGCCTCTTCGGGCACGACGGGCAAGCCCATCACCGGTCCTTACACCGCTGACGATCTGGCCCAGTGGACCGAGTGCATGGTGAGAAATTTCTATGCTGCCGGCGTGCGCCCCGAGCATGTGGTCCAGAACGCCTACGGACACGGTTTGTTCACCGGCGGGTTGGGCTTTCATCAGGGAGCCACGGCCCTGGGCTGTACCGTGGTCCCCACCAGCGCGGGCCTGACCGAGCGCCAGATCACGCTGATGCAGGATTTCGGCGCCCAGGTGCTGTGCTGCACGCCTTCCTATGCGCTGACCATCGCCGAGCGGGCCGAAGAACTGAGAGTCGACATCAAGAGTCTGCCGTTGTCCATCGGCATCTTCGGGGCCGAACCCTGGACCGTCGGCATGCGTGAGGAGATCGAAGCACGCATGGGCATCAAGGCCATGGAGGCCTATGGTCTCACCGAACTTGGCGGCCCCGGCGTCGGCTTCGACTGCGAGGCCCAGAGCGGCATCCACATCAACGAAGACCATTACCTGGCCGAAGTGGTCGACCCCGTCACCCTGGAGCCGGTCCCCCTGGGAGAAAAGGGCGAGCTGATCTTCACCTCTCTGCAGCGCCGGGCCATGCCCATGATCCGGTACCGCACCAAGGACATCACCCGCCTGTACCGCGAAAAATGCGTCTGCGGACGGACCTTTATCAAAATGGACAAAATTTTCGGCCGCACCGACGACATGCTGATCATCAGCGGCGTCAATGTCTTCCCATCCCAGATCGAGTCCCTCCTGCTGGATATCGAGGAAGTGACGCCCCAGTACCGCCTGGTCGTCCGCAAAAAAGGCTACCTCGACCAACTGGTGGTGCAGGTGGAGGGCAAGCCGGAAGTCTACGAAGCCGGCGACCGCAAGAAATTCGAGGTCGAAGCCAAAATCATGGCTCACATTCGCGGCCACATGGGCATCAGTATAGAAGCCAATCTCGTGGATCCCAAATTCATCGCCCGAAGCGAAGGCAAGGCCCTGCGCGTTGTCGACGAAAGGCCCAAACAGTTCCGCTGA
- a CDS encoding indolepyruvate oxidoreductase subunit beta — MDTTRLIIVAVGGQGNLLASKVLGEAALLSNVPVRMSEIHGMAQRGGVVESAIVFGDAESTIISDGEADVLVGFEPSETLRALNKCNANTSVITNLAPLPPFTVAIGRGTYPDLDHAQNLIRAKTKRLIAFDAVALARQAGSVMAVNIVLLGALIQTGILPIPKENLEKAIRTKTKAAFVDVNLAAFDLGFKAAAGG; from the coding sequence ATGGATACGACAAGACTGATTATCGTGGCGGTGGGCGGCCAGGGCAACCTGCTGGCCTCCAAAGTATTGGGGGAAGCGGCCCTGCTTTCCAACGTTCCGGTGCGAATGAGTGAAATTCACGGCATGGCGCAGCGCGGCGGCGTGGTGGAATCGGCCATCGTCTTCGGCGATGCCGAAAGCACCATCATATCCGATGGGGAGGCCGACGTCCTGGTCGGCTTCGAACCCTCCGAAACCCTGCGGGCCCTGAACAAATGCAACGCCAACACCAGCGTCATCACCAATCTGGCGCCACTGCCGCCGTTTACCGTGGCCATCGGGCGCGGCACCTACCCGGATCTGGATCACGCCCAGAATCTGATCCGGGCCAAAACCAAACGCCTGATCGCTTTCGATGCCGTTGCCCTGGCCAGACAGGCTGGCAGCGTCATGGCGGTCAATATCGTTCTGCTGGGCGCGTTGATCCAGACCGGGATTCTTCCGATCCCCAAAGAGAATCTGGAAAAGGCCATCCGCACCAAGACCAAGGCGGCTTTCGTGGACGTCAATCTGGCAGCCTTTGACCTGGGGTTCAAGGCCGCAGCGGGGGGCTGA
- the iorA gene encoding indolepyruvate ferredoxin oxidoreductase subunit alpha — protein sequence MHKLLTDSPGKKMLLLGNEAIARGAIEAGVAFATTYPGTPSSEISLNLFQISQESDLYFEYSTNEKVALEVASAAANSGVRTFCMMKHVGLNVAADPLMTLAYVGVKAGMVVLTADDPFMFSSQNEQDNRYYGKLSGLPVLEPSSVEEARRMMVDAFDLSEQLGKPLIFRTTTRVNHSSAFVELGKLTARKPKGDFTKDPFNLVTVPAVSRRLHVRLLEKWEKARKLAEASPYNFTEGSGPWGIVCNGVSYNYVTDAVGELGIADKTRVLRLGFSHPAPPEKIKSFLNGCEKVLVAEEGEPVMEETIKAFAQEEGLTMPIVGKGEKLFSRLNEFDPALVRRVIADYFGVAYTDSRPPDLSDVPEIPQRPPNLCAGCSHRATYYAVKKAAEGFETVYPTDIGCYTLGFLPPLAMGDFLICMGSSISTACGFSQATDKKVIAFIGDSTFFHSGLTGLVNAVHNNHDFTLVILDNGTTAMTGHQPHPGVDMDNLNLSGYGRVSIEAVVRAIGVEDVTVIQPYKVKKSIEAVKKALDHKGLSVIISQQMCTLYARSLKQLKVRAFTVTDKCKNHRDCINEIGCPAFYLDGERVQIDPNTCVGCAVCAQICPENAITPVKEKPAG from the coding sequence ATGCACAAACTACTCACCGACAGCCCGGGGAAAAAGATGCTGCTTTTAGGCAACGAAGCCATCGCCCGCGGCGCCATCGAGGCCGGCGTGGCTTTTGCCACGACCTATCCGGGGACCCCTTCTTCGGAGATTTCCCTGAACCTGTTTCAGATCTCCCAGGAGAGCGACCTTTACTTCGAGTACAGCACCAACGAGAAGGTGGCCCTGGAAGTGGCCTCCGCTGCCGCCAACAGCGGCGTGCGCACCTTCTGCATGATGAAGCACGTGGGGTTGAACGTGGCCGCCGACCCGCTGATGACCCTGGCCTACGTGGGCGTCAAGGCCGGCATGGTCGTGCTCACGGCCGACGACCCGTTCATGTTCTCCAGCCAGAACGAACAGGACAACCGCTACTACGGCAAGCTCTCCGGTTTGCCGGTACTGGAGCCATCCTCCGTTGAAGAAGCCCGCCGCATGATGGTCGATGCCTTCGACCTTTCCGAGCAGCTCGGCAAGCCGTTGATCTTCCGCACCACCACCCGGGTCAACCACTCCAGCGCCTTCGTGGAGCTGGGAAAGCTTACCGCCCGCAAGCCCAAGGGAGACTTTACCAAGGATCCGTTCAACCTGGTCACCGTACCGGCCGTCTCCCGCCGCCTGCATGTACGCCTGCTGGAAAAATGGGAAAAGGCCCGGAAGCTGGCCGAAGCCTCGCCGTACAACTTTACCGAAGGCAGCGGCCCCTGGGGCATTGTCTGCAACGGCGTCAGCTACAACTATGTTACCGATGCGGTAGGCGAACTGGGCATTGCCGATAAAACCCGGGTTCTGCGCCTGGGTTTTTCTCACCCGGCCCCGCCCGAGAAAATCAAGTCCTTTCTCAACGGCTGCGAGAAGGTGCTGGTGGCCGAAGAGGGCGAGCCCGTCATGGAAGAGACGATCAAAGCCTTTGCCCAGGAGGAAGGGCTTACCATGCCCATCGTGGGCAAAGGGGAAAAATTGTTCTCGCGGCTCAACGAATTCGATCCGGCCCTGGTGCGCCGGGTCATCGCCGACTATTTCGGGGTGGCCTATACCGACAGCCGGCCCCCCGACCTTTCCGATGTGCCGGAAATCCCCCAGCGTCCGCCCAACCTGTGCGCCGGCTGCTCCCACCGGGCCACCTACTACGCGGTGAAAAAGGCCGCCGAAGGCTTCGAAACGGTCTATCCCACGGACATCGGCTGCTACACCCTGGGATTCCTGCCGCCTTTGGCCATGGGAGATTTTCTCATCTGCATGGGATCGTCCATCAGCACCGCCTGCGGTTTTTCCCAGGCCACGGACAAGAAAGTCATCGCCTTTATTGGCGATTCCACCTTTTTCCACTCGGGCCTGACCGGCCTGGTCAACGCCGTGCACAACAACCACGACTTCACCCTGGTCATTCTGGACAACGGCACCACCGCCATGACCGGCCACCAGCCCCATCCGGGCGTGGACATGGACAATCTCAACCTGTCCGGATACGGACGCGTCTCCATCGAGGCGGTGGTACGGGCCATCGGCGTGGAAGACGTCACCGTCATTCAGCCTTACAAGGTTAAAAAGAGCATCGAAGCCGTAAAAAAGGCCCTGGACCATAAAGGCCTGTCGGTGATCATCTCCCAGCAGATGTGCACCCTGTACGCCCGCAGCCTGAAGCAGCTCAAGGTGCGCGCCTTTACGGTGACGGACAAGTGCAAAAACCACCGGGACTGCATCAATGAAATCGGCTGTCCGGCATTTTACCTGGACGGGGAACGGGTCCAGATCGACCCCAACACCTGTGTCGGGTGCGCGGTCTGCGCCCAGATCTGTCCGGAGAATGCCATCACGCCTGTCAAGGAGAAACCGGCCGGCTGA
- the had gene encoding 6-hydroxycyclohex-1-ene-1-carbonyl-CoA dehydrogenase: MATMISWQMTEPGKPLAKVEAPIPDPGPGEVLVKVAGCGVCHTDLGFYYDGVRTKSPLPLTLGHEISGIVAAAGPGAEPWDGKAVIIPAVMPCGTCDVCKRGLGNICVAQKMPGNDIQGGFASHIVVPADQLCPVAVDDQNRPVGEADVPLAHLSVVADALTTPYQAVVDAGLTADDTAIFVGVGGVGGFGAQIARAFGAAVVAIDVDPAKLEALAPYVDATFNAAEYAFKDLRKAVSAFVKEQGKRRTEWKIFETSGTAAGQKTAFGLMTFGGHLSVVGFTMDKVEIRLSNLMAFHATARGNWGCMPKYYAPVRDLVLSGKVKMAPFVKTFPLAEINSVFETVHHKKIVQRAIMVP, from the coding sequence ATGGCGACCATGATATCCTGGCAGATGACGGAACCCGGCAAACCCCTGGCCAAGGTGGAGGCCCCCATCCCCGATCCCGGACCCGGTGAAGTCCTGGTCAAGGTGGCCGGATGCGGCGTGTGCCACACCGACCTGGGGTTCTACTATGACGGCGTGCGCACCAAATCGCCGCTGCCGCTGACCCTGGGCCACGAAATCAGCGGCATTGTCGCCGCCGCCGGCCCCGGTGCCGAACCGTGGGATGGCAAGGCGGTGATCATCCCCGCGGTCATGCCCTGCGGAACCTGCGATGTCTGCAAACGGGGTCTGGGCAACATCTGCGTCGCCCAGAAGATGCCCGGCAACGATATTCAGGGTGGTTTCGCCAGCCACATTGTCGTCCCGGCCGATCAGTTGTGCCCGGTAGCGGTAGACGACCAGAACCGGCCCGTGGGGGAGGCAGACGTTCCCCTGGCCCATCTGTCCGTGGTGGCCGATGCCCTGACGACCCCGTATCAGGCCGTCGTCGATGCCGGCCTTACGGCCGACGACACGGCCATCTTCGTGGGCGTGGGCGGGGTGGGCGGTTTCGGGGCCCAGATCGCCAGGGCATTCGGTGCCGCCGTGGTGGCCATCGATGTCGATCCGGCCAAGCTGGAGGCGCTGGCACCATACGTGGACGCCACCTTCAACGCAGCCGAATACGCTTTCAAGGACCTTCGCAAGGCGGTTTCCGCCTTTGTCAAAGAGCAGGGAAAGCGTCGGACCGAATGGAAGATTTTCGAAACCTCCGGCACCGCCGCCGGCCAGAAAACCGCGTTCGGTCTCATGACATTCGGGGGGCATCTCTCCGTGGTGGGCTTTACCATGGACAAGGTGGAGATCCGCCTTTCCAATCTCATGGCTTTCCACGCCACCGCCCGCGGCAACTGGGGGTGTATGCCCAAGTACTATGCGCCGGTGCGCGACCTGGTCCTGTCGGGCAAGGTGAAGATGGCCCCCTTTGTGAAAACGTTCCCGCTGGCTGAAATCAATTCGGTCTTCGAGACGGTGCACCACAAAAAGATCGTTCAGCGGGCGATCATGGTGCCCTGA
- a CDS encoding enoyl-CoA hydratase/isomerase family protein produces MSYLQTIQHTIADGIATLTLDRPKHNVLNIDMMTELNGQLDQLATDGSLKCIVIAANGPSWCAGVEVADHKPAMVDDMIATFNGIFERIHRLPVPTIAAVQGACLGGGMEVAMACDIIIAAHKAVFGQPEIKLGFFPPYAAIRLPQLVGPARAVEICTTGRRYKAEEAHRMGLVSHLSGDDNFQETVDGIVGEIKACSPLIVRLNKRAVTAHLGLDFKKALSGVSDLFLNTLMKTEDTLEGIASFEEKRRPVWKNR; encoded by the coding sequence ATGTCCTATTTGCAGACCATCCAGCACACCATTGCCGATGGCATTGCCACCCTCACCCTGGACCGCCCCAAACACAACGTACTCAACATCGATATGATGACCGAACTCAACGGCCAGTTGGATCAGCTGGCCACCGACGGTTCGCTCAAATGCATCGTCATTGCGGCCAACGGCCCCAGCTGGTGCGCCGGCGTGGAGGTGGCCGATCACAAGCCGGCCATGGTGGACGACATGATCGCCACCTTCAACGGCATCTTCGAACGCATCCACCGCCTGCCCGTGCCCACCATTGCCGCGGTTCAGGGAGCCTGCCTGGGCGGGGGCATGGAGGTGGCCATGGCCTGCGACATCATCATCGCCGCCCATAAGGCCGTCTTCGGCCAACCGGAGATCAAGCTGGGCTTCTTCCCGCCCTACGCGGCCATCCGGCTGCCCCAACTGGTGGGGCCGGCCCGCGCCGTCGAAATCTGCACCACCGGCCGCCGCTATAAAGCCGAAGAGGCGCACCGCATGGGCCTGGTGTCCCATCTTTCCGGAGACGATAATTTTCAGGAAACCGTCGACGGCATCGTCGGCGAGATCAAGGCCTGCAGCCCGCTGATCGTCCGGCTCAACAAGCGCGCCGTAACCGCCCACCTGGGACTGGATTTCAAAAAAGCCCTATCCGGCGTCAGCGATCTTTTTCTCAACACCTTGATGAAAACCGAAGACACTTTGGAGGGCATCGCCAGTTTCGAGGAAAAGCGACGGCCGGTATGGAAAAACCGGTAA
- a CDS encoding Zn-ribbon domain-containing OB-fold protein, whose translation MGKKEKDERFRKFGTVSFTGTTRVNDFIDHLEQGRVTGTRCESCNRAFFPPRADCCDCRTSKMAWFDVQGAGRLISYSTLAFGPRGFEADLPYTIALVDFSDFKIFGRIAGDLAEEALSIGMKLKVKANALADGRFNYVFYKE comes from the coding sequence ATGGGAAAAAAAGAGAAGGACGAACGCTTCAGGAAATTCGGCACCGTCAGTTTCACCGGAACCACCCGGGTCAACGACTTCATCGACCATCTGGAGCAGGGCCGCGTCACCGGAACCCGCTGCGAATCCTGCAACCGGGCCTTTTTTCCGCCCCGGGCCGACTGCTGCGACTGCCGGACGTCCAAGATGGCCTGGTTCGATGTGCAGGGTGCCGGCCGCCTGATCTCCTACAGCACCCTGGCCTTTGGCCCCAGGGGTTTTGAAGCGGATTTGCCCTATACCATCGCCCTGGTGGATTTTTCCGACTTCAAGATCTTCGGACGCATTGCCGGAGACCTCGCCGAAGAAGCGCTTTCCATCGGCATGAAGCTGAAGGTCAAGGCCAATGCACTGGCCGACGGGCGCTTCAATTACGTTTTTTACAAGGAGTAG
- a CDS encoding acetyl-CoA acetyltransferase, which translates to MTDVAIIGAGQSAFVRAFPGSVRELAFQGFSDAVGHAGITAAQIDASVVCSAPEYDLQRSPAGVFAEYLGLNPGPTFYVETLCSSGSTGLKLAYSLISSGLHDVIAVIGFQKMSEISSAETQERMGRGADIQWESPFGTMMPAYYAMYARAHMDAYGTTPEDLAAIRVKAATYGQLNERAVYRKAVTPEMFTDPENRMSGPVASPLRVGDCCANADGSSCIIVANAEKARALCDKPVWIRGIGAASAPVNLAGRDLFNGLSVARQAASQAYDMAGMKPENIDVAEVHDCFTIAEMMAYEDLGFAEPGGGRELINTRQTYLDGRIPVNVDGGLLSKGHPIGATGGSQIRTIVLQLRGEAGDIQVPDAAVGLVHNIGGVGLYGNVTILAR; encoded by the coding sequence ATGACTGACGTCGCCATCATCGGCGCAGGTCAGAGCGCTTTTGTGCGCGCGTTTCCGGGATCTGTCCGGGAACTGGCCTTTCAAGGGTTTTCCGACGCCGTAGGGCATGCCGGCATTACGGCCGCGCAGATCGATGCATCGGTCGTCTGCTCGGCACCGGAGTACGACCTGCAGCGCTCGCCGGCCGGGGTGTTCGCCGAGTATCTGGGGCTCAACCCGGGCCCGACCTTCTACGTGGAAACCCTGTGTTCATCGGGCAGTACGGGCCTGAAACTGGCCTACAGCCTGATCAGTTCCGGGCTGCACGATGTGATCGCGGTCATCGGGTTTCAGAAAATGTCGGAAATCTCCTCGGCCGAGACCCAGGAGCGCATGGGGCGCGGTGCGGACATCCAGTGGGAAAGCCCCTTCGGCACCATGATGCCTGCCTACTACGCCATGTATGCCCGGGCCCACATGGACGCTTACGGCACCACCCCGGAAGATCTGGCCGCCATCCGGGTCAAGGCCGCCACCTACGGTCAGCTCAACGAACGGGCCGTCTACCGCAAAGCGGTAACCCCCGAGATGTTCACCGATCCGGAGAATCGCATGAGCGGGCCAGTGGCGTCCCCCTTGCGCGTGGGGGACTGTTGCGCCAACGCCGACGGCAGTTCCTGCATCATCGTCGCCAACGCCGAAAAAGCCAGGGCGTTGTGCGACAAACCCGTCTGGATTCGCGGCATCGGTGCCGCCTCGGCACCGGTCAACCTGGCCGGTCGCGACCTGTTCAACGGGCTTTCCGTGGCCCGGCAGGCCGCTTCGCAAGCCTACGACATGGCCGGCATGAAGCCCGAAAACATCGATGTGGCCGAGGTGCATGATTGCTTTACCATCGCCGAAATGATGGCCTACGAGGATCTCGGCTTTGCCGAGCCCGGCGGTGGCAGGGAATTGATCAACACCCGGCAAACCTACCTGGACGGCCGCATTCCGGTCAATGTGGACGGGGGGCTGCTCTCCAAGGGCCATCCCATCGGGGCCACCGGCGGCAGCCAGATCCGCACCATCGTCCTCCAGCTTCGCGGCGAAGCCGGCGACATCCAGGTTCCCGATGCCGCCGTTGGCCTGGTGCACAACATCGGCGGCGTCGGACTGTACGGCAACGTGACCATTCTGGCCAGATAG
- a CDS encoding 3-oxoacyl-ACP reductase family protein — protein sequence MLLEGKNAIVTGGSQGIGTAASLELASEGANVCLTYRSHEKEARAVVERIEKMGRKALCVACDIAVFQEAEAAVNAAAEAFGRIDILVNNAGMNWDGVCWKMSEEQWDRVLAVNLKGYFNFTRQVAPRFKEQKYGKIVNVTSINGLRGKFGQTNYSASKAGIVGYTKAVAKELGAFGVNVNAVAPGLIETAMLKNSEAREKIIDLAMGEMALKRLGQPEDLAAVIAFLASDKARHITGEVIKVDGGQYI from the coding sequence ATGCTGCTCGAAGGAAAAAACGCCATCGTCACCGGAGGCTCCCAGGGAATCGGCACAGCGGCCAGTCTGGAACTGGCCAGCGAAGGCGCCAACGTCTGCCTGACCTACCGGAGCCATGAAAAAGAGGCCCGGGCGGTCGTCGAACGGATCGAGAAGATGGGCCGCAAAGCTTTATGCGTGGCCTGCGACATCGCCGTTTTCCAAGAAGCGGAAGCAGCCGTCAACGCCGCCGCGGAGGCGTTCGGAAGAATCGACATCCTGGTGAACAACGCCGGCATGAACTGGGACGGGGTCTGCTGGAAAATGTCCGAAGAGCAGTGGGATCGCGTGCTCGCCGTCAACCTCAAGGGCTATTTCAATTTCACCCGCCAGGTGGCGCCGCGGTTCAAGGAGCAGAAATACGGCAAAATCGTCAATGTGACTTCCATCAACGGCCTTCGTGGCAAGTTCGGCCAGACCAATTATTCCGCCTCCAAGGCCGGCATCGTGGGCTACACCAAAGCCGTGGCCAAGGAACTGGGGGCCTTTGGCGTCAACGTCAATGCCGTGGCACCGGGCCTGATCGAAACCGCCATGCTGAAAAATTCCGAAGCCCGGGAAAAGATCATCGACCTGGCCATGGGAGAAATGGCCTTAAAACGCCTGGGCCAGCCCGAAGACCTGGCCGCCGTCATCGCTTTTCTGGCATCGGACAAGGCCCGCCACATTACCGGCGAGGTGATCAAGGTGGATGGGGGACAGTATATATAG